A segment of the Desulfomicrobium macestii genome:
CCGACGAGCTCTGGATGGGCCCATTCTCGGTCGCCATATGCTTGAGCATACCCGTTATGCTGTGGAAGAATTTGCAGAACTTGACGCACACAACTAAAAACAGTTTCTAGTTTTTCCTGGTCTGAAAAGAGTCGGGTAGCTCGGTCGAGCGGGGCTTTGGATACGAGGATGTTAGGGACAGGCTGCCCAGAAGATGGGATGCTTGGCAGGCCGGAGTGAGGGCCACAACTCGAGGTGATGTATCTACTTTGGTTTGAAGTATTGTTGACAGTGCTTTTTATAGCGCCTAAAAAAGTACTTATCAAAGCATTAAAGGAGTTCGGAATGTCCGTGATTACAGCAAATGAAATCAAACGCAGGGGCGTGGCGTGTATCGCTGAAAGTTTGGTTCATGCTCCGGAGGTGGCCATCTCCGTGCGTGGCAAGAACGCGTATGTCGTCATGAGCGTGGAACAGTATAACCACCTGCGCGAGTGCGAACTCGAAGCGGCCCTGCTCGAAACGCGGCGGGACAAGGCCCAAGGCGCGATAGCTCATCGATCCGTCGCCGAGCACATCGAAAGCCTGGGCCATGAATAAATTTGCGATCATCTTTACTGAGAGCTACTCCCGGAGAGCGAGAAAATTCTTCAAGGCGCATCCGGAACTCCTCGGCCAATACGAAAAATGCCTGTTCCTCATGGAGGCAAATCCTTTCCACCCATCCCTTCGCATTCATCCACTGCAAGGCCGGCTGGCCGGACTTCATTCCATTTCCATCACCATGAGCTACAGGCTGACCATCGAATTTCTGATTGAAGACAAGGAGATCATCCCGGTCAATATTGGGACCCACGATCAGGTTTATGGTTGATCACGGCGGTTTTGTCGATGCTGCCCAGTCTCACGGATACTCCTAGAGCCAGTAGCCACGGGCTGGTTCCTCCTGAGGCCGGTCTCACTGTCGTTTGAGGGAACACGGGGGCGCCCATCAAAAGGACCCAGGTCAAGAGAAAGTATTTCCGATTGTCTGACCCTCGATTTTCCTCGTGTATCATTTCTCCCAGAGGCCCGATATCGGTACGGCATAAAGCTGGTTTCCAAAGGGAACAACTGCCTCGCCGTCGTACATCACAACCCCGGCCACAAACCGGTTTTCCACGGCCTGCTGGAGTTTTCGCAGACCCTTGAAATCATCGCCGGTCACGGTCGATGACGCCTTCATCTCTACCCCGGCGATCCTCCCCCCGCATTCCAGCACCAGATCCACTTCCATCTTGTCCTTGTCCCGGAAATGCCTGAACGAGACCGCATCATCCAGCCAGTCTGCCTGGTGTTTGAGTTCCAGACAGATGAATGTTGCGAGTATCCGGCCAATCACGACGCGGTCTTTCCAGAGAGCGTCGGCACCCAGGCCGAGTAGCGCGCAGGCCAGGCCTTTGCAGCAATGCGGGTAGGAACTGCGGGGATTTTCTTCCGGCGAGTTCCGCCTGGGCCAGGGGGTGGGGTTTGAAACTGCAAGTTTTTGTTCGTCCAATTGTAAGTTGATGCTCGTCCAATTGTAAGTTTTATAGTGCGAATTCAATTTAAAATTGAATGAATTCAAATAAATAGATTTTTGTGCTTCGATTCGTTCGCGAAACACAAAACGGCTTCACCTGCTTCCTTTCCAGCGCAAAATTCCTGGGTTCGGGATGCCGCCCGTCAGGTTTGTTCATCTTCTTCCATCCCTTGAAATACCCCACGCCCTTCAGCACGGACCGCGCATGAGCCGTTTAAAGCAGCAGGCCCAGCACGAGGGGCAGCGTCAGCAGGGCGAGGAGGGTCTGGATGGTGATGATGGCGGCCATGCGGTCGTGGTCGCCGCCGAGGACCCGGGCCAGGATGTAGGAGGATACAGAGACCGGGACGGCCGCGAAGACCAGACAGACGCCCATGGGCGTTCCTGAAAGACCCAGGGTTCGTCCGATGCCGAAGGCAAGCAGCGGCAGCAGCAGAAGCTTGAAGACCGAGCCGACGCCGATGTCCTTCCAGCCTTGAAGGGCCGCCGTGAACGACATCCCTGCGCCTACGGCCAAAAGTCCCAGGGGCAACGAGGCGCTGCCCAGGAGGTGCAAGCCTTCCAGCACCGGGGCGGGCAGGCCGATGTTCAAGAATTGCAGGGTGAAACCGGCGATGCAGGACAGAATGAGCGGATTGCGGCCGAGTTGCACCAGCGTCTCCCGTAATCCGCGAATGCTGGTGTCGCGTCCATGTCTGGACAGAACCAGCACGCAAAGCACATTGACCAGCGGGATGATGGTCATGAGCGCAACCGCGGAAAGGGTCAGGCCCTCGTCGCCGAAGAGACCTCCGGCGGCAGAGAGGCCAAGATACGTGTTGGGCCGGATGGCGCCCTGAAAGATGGAGGTGAAGGCCGGTCCGTCTTTTTGCACCAACGGTCGCATGAACATGAGCAGCCCGGCGATCACGGTTATGGACAGCGCCAGCGTGACGGACATGAACAGCACCGGCTGATCTGCGATATGCAGAGTGGCCAGCTTGCCCACGAGCAGGGCCGGGAAAAGCACGTAGTAGGTCAGTCGCTCGACTTGAGGCCAGAAGGCCGCACTTGGAAATTCCGCCTTGCGGAGCACGAAGCCCGTTAGAATAAGTAAGAAAATCGGCAGGATGGTCTGAAGAACGTTCACCTGGCACCTCCGCAGGGCGTACCGTAGATGCACCAACGGCGGCTGTAAAGAAGGATTGCATAGGACCGAAACGTCCTGTCTTTTCATTTTTTTTTGGCGTCGCTCCGCCTTTCAGATTTTTTTTCTGGCCAGAAGCATCACGTGCATCTATGCTTTTGAAGCCTTTTCATCGATACATTCATCCGGGTACGCTTGATGATGGCCTATCCGGGCGCAGAGTCCGCTTCAGGTGTGCAGAATTCGTGGGTGTCGCCATTTTGTGCAGGGCTCTTGTGCAATTTGTTGCGTGCATTAATCGTATAAAAATAGTCCGATTTAAATGTTTTGAGCTATTTTCATGAAATCATGGGGCTTATGAGTTCAAGCATGGCAGTTGCTTATGTTTTGCCGAGATTATTATGCCGGAGGTTCATGATGAGGATGTCCCTGACCCGCCTGGCCGTTTGGGGCCTTGCCGCGGTGCTGGTCTTTGCGGGCAAGGCCGCGTTCGCGGACGAGTGGCCGGAGCAGAGCGTTCTGCACGGTTATCTGGAGGAGGGCGCGCGGGCCAATCCGGGTCTGCAGGCCGCCTTCGCTCGCTTCGAGGCCGCCCTGGACAAGGTGCCCCAGGCCCGGGCCTGGCCCGATCCGAGGCTGTCTTTCGGCGTCTTCACCGTGCCCGTCGAGACGCGCACCGGGCCCCAGCGCATGCGTTTCGGCGTGGCGCAGATGCTGCCGTGGTTCGGCAAGCGCGACCTCAAGGCCACCATGGCCGAGCGCGAGGCCGCGGCCCTGCTGGCCCAGGCCCAGAGCGCCAAGCTGACACTTTTCCGCGAGATCGGGGCCGCCTATTTCGAGTACGCCTATCTGGGCAAGGCGCTTGATTCCGCGCGGGAAGAGCTTGAAATATTGAAATATTTCGAAGCACTGGTGGAGACCCGGTACGCCGTGTCCAGCGCCTCCTACGCGGATTTCACCCGCGTCCAGGTGGAGCGGGCCAAGGTCGAGGAGCGCGTCGCTTCCCTGAACGATTACCGGTTTCCCCTGTCCGAGCGCCTGCGCACCCTGCTGGGCAGGCCCGCCGGGGAGATACTGCCCATGCCCGGCAGCGTCCCGCTCATGGACACGAATTGGGATGACGGCCGGATCACCTCGGCCATCACGGAACACAACCTGGCGCTGGCCGCCCTCGACGCCAAGGCCGAAGCAGCCGATGCGGCCGCGGATCTCGCACGCAGGGAGTTCTTTCCGGACCTGACCGTGGGGCTGGAGTCCATCTACACCGACGCCCCGCGCATGGCCGGGGTGGTCAACGAGGGCAAGGACCCAGTGGCCATCACCTTCGGCATCAACCTGCCCTTCGACCAGGAGGCGCGGGAGGCGGCGGTGCGGCAGGCCAAAAATTCCGCCCGGGCGACGCGCCTGGAGCGGGCGGACAAGGTCGCGGGCCTTGAGGCCCAGGCCAGCAGGCTGCTCTTCGGCGTCCGCGACGGGTCCAGGCGCCTTGAGCTTCTGTCCGGAACCATCGTGCCCAAGGCTCGGCAGAACCTTGATGCCTCCATGGACGCGTACCAGGCGGGCAAGGCCTCCATGCTGGACCTGCTGACCGCCGAGAAGACGCTCATCGAACTTGAACTGCAGTACCACCGGGTGCTGACGGACCAGGCCGTGCGCCTGGCCGATCTCGACGTCCTGGCCGGGGAGGAGATTCCCCGCACATTTTCGAGGACCCCGGCTTTGGCCGGGGAAGAACAGGCCCGCGACCTGCGGGTCTCCCTGACCAAACCCGAAGCCTCCAAGTGAGGCAAGGAGAACCATCATGAAAAAGCTCATTCTGCTCTGCGCGGCCGCCACCGTCTTCGCCTTCCTGTCCCTGTCCCCGGCCTGGGCCGCGCCCCAGACCGAATGCCCTGTCATGGGCGGCGCCATCAACAAGGAACTCTATGTGGATTACAAGGGCGAGAGGGTGTATTTCTGCTGCGCGGGATGCCCCGAGACCTTCAGGAAAAATCCCGAGAAGTACATGAAGAAGCTCAAGGCCGAAGGCGTCGAGCTGGAAAAGGTCCCGGCCGAAGCCGCTCCGGCGGAAAAGAAACAGTAAACCTTCTTCGAGGGATGCATGAACGCGACACTCAGGAAATACGCGGTGTGGGCCACGGCCGGATGTCTTCTCGTGGTCCTCGGCCTTGGCGGGGGGTACCTCCTGTGGGCGCCTCCAGGGTCCGGGCATGACGGACACGACCATGCCGGACAGGAGACCGCCGAAGGCGCGCCCGCCGCGTCCCTGTGGACCTGCTCCATGCATCCCCAGATCAAGCTGCCCGAACCCGGGCAGTGCCCCATTTGCTTCATGGACCTCATTCCCCTGGCCATACCGGACGGCGAGGACCGGCGGACGAGCCTGCGCCAGCTGAGCCTTTCCCCGGACGCGGCCCGGCTGGCGGGCATCCGGGTGGAAGCGGCGCGCCTGGCCGAGGTCTCCGTGCAGACCCATCTCTTCGGCAAGGTGGCCTACGACGAATCGCGCGTGGGCGTCATCACGGCCTGGGTCGGCGGTCGCATCGACAGGCTGCACGTGGACACGACCGGTGCCGTGGTCCGGGCCGGGCAGGCCATGGCCCTCGTCTACAGCCCCGAGCTGGTGGCGGCCCAGGCCGAACTCATCCAGGCCGTGCGGGCCCGCGAGCGCATGTCGGGCGGCAGCCGTCTGGTCGCGGACTCCGCCCTGCGCATGGAGAACGCCGCCCGCGAGAAGCTGCGTCTGCTGGGCATGGGCAAGGCGCAGATCGAAGGCATGGTCAAGCGCGGAACCCCGGCGGACCATGTCACCCTGACCGCGCCGCAGTCGGGCATCGTCATCGAGAAGAAGGTCGTGGAAGGCATGTACGTGCAGACGGGCATGCCCATCTATGCCGTGGCGGACCTCTCGCGGGTCTGGGTGGTGCTTGAGGCCTACGAATCGGACCTGGTCTGGATGGCCCCCGGCAAAGACGTGGCCTTCAGGGTCGAGGCCCTGCCGGGGCAGGAGTTCACGGGCAAGGTCGTGTATGTGGGCACGTCCGTGAACCCGGCCACGCGCACCGTGGAGGTGCGGGTGGAGGTGCCCAACCCCGGGCTGGCGCTGAAGCCCGGCATGTTCGTCAGCGCGATGCAGCAGGACGGGGCCGCGCAGCGGCCGCGCGAGCTGGTCATCCCGGCCTCGGCCCCGCTCATCACCGGGAAGCGCGCCGTGGTGTACGTGGCCGACCCGGATCGGCCCGGCGTGTACGAGGGCCGGGAGGTGGTGCTCGGGCCCCGGACCGACCAGGGCTACGTGGTCCGCGGCGGCATCGCCGAGGGCGAGCTGGTGGTGGTGCAGGGCAATTTCCGCATCGACGCGGCCCTGCAGATCGTGGCCCGGCCGAGCATGATGAACCCGGCCGAGGCCCCGGCCGCGAGCGGGGTGCGCTTCGCCGACGTGCCGCAGCCCTTCAGCGTCCGCCTGGCGGCCCTGGCCCAGCGCCTCGGGGCCGTGGAGGAATCCGTGGCCGCGGGCGGCCTGGACGCTGTGCGCGGCGCGTACCATGATTTCGGCAAGGCCCTGAACGGCGTGGACGCCGACGCCCTGGACGGCGAGGCGGCCCTGGAATGGAAGGAGCTGTCCATGCTCCTGGGGAACGACGCCCTGCTGGGTTACGAGTCCCCGACCCCGCGCCGCGCCGCCCAGGTGCTGGACGACATGCGCGGGCATTTCGCCCGGGTCCGGGCCGCGTTCCCCCTGCAGGAGCTCACGGCCAAGATCGAGGCCCCCGCCGGGTTGCGCAGCGCCCTCGACGCCCTGTACGCCGCCTATATTCCGGTACAGGAAGCCCTGGCCGGCGATGACGCGAACACGGCCCACGCGGCTCTCGTCCTTTTCAGGCAGGCCCTCGGGCAGGCCAACGAGAGCGCTCGCGCCGAGGGCGGTGAAGCATGGTCCGGGCATTCGGCGGCCATCGCTTCGGGCCTCGACGAGATGGAGCAGGCCGCCGAAATGGACGGCCTGCGCGCCGGGTTCTACCCCCTGTCCGTGGCCATGTCCCGCATGGTGGAAACCTACGGCGCAGGGCAAGGGCCGGTCTACGAACTCTACTGCCCCATGGCCTTCGGCAACCAGGGCGCGACATGGCTGCAGGGTGATCCGAAGGTCAACAACCCCTATTTCGGGGCCGCAATGCTGCGTTGCGGCGAGGTCAAACGCCAGCTGAGGGGCGAGTAGGCATGAGCGAGCACACGTCCCTCATGGACCGCATCATCCGCTTCTGTCTGGATCAGAAGCTCGTCGTCGTTCTTCTGGTCTGCATGGCGCTGGGCTGGGGCTTCATCGTCGCCCCATTTGCCTGGCACGCGCCCGGCATCGAGCGCGACCCCGTGCCCGTGGACGCCATCCCGGACATCGGCGAGAACCAGCAGATCGTCTTCACCGCCTGGCCTGGCCGCTCCCCCCTGGACGTGCAGGACCAGGTCACCTATCCGCTGACCGTGTCCCTGCTGGGCATGCCCGGCGTGAAGACCGTGCGTTCCTACTCCATGCTCGGCTTCTCGACTATCTACGTCATCTTCGACGAGGAAGTGGAGTTCTACTGGTCGCGCACGCGCCTGCTGGAGAAAATCAATTCCCTGCCCCCGTCCACATTGCCGTCCGATGTGCGCCCGACCCTGGGCCCCGACGCCACGGCCCTGGGCCAGGTCTTCTGGTACACCCTGGAGGGCCGCGACCCAGACGGCCGGCCCACGGGAGGCTGGGATCCCGACGAGATCCGCTCCGTGCAGGACTGGTACGTGCGCTACGCCCTGACCTCGGCCGAGGGGGTGAGCGAGGTGGCCGGCGTGGGTGGCTTCGTGCGCGAGTACCAGATCGAGGTCGATCCCGACGCCATGCGCGCGGCCGGCGTCAGCCTGCCGGAGATTGTCGGCGCCCTGAAGATGGCCAATATGGAGGTGGGCGCCGGGACCATGGAGATCAACCGCGTGGAGTACGTCATCCGCGGCGTCGGTTTCATCAAGAATCTCGAACAGGTGCGCACTTCGGTCATCAAGATGCGCGACTCCATCCCCATCACCGTGGACGACGTGGCCCACGTCAGCTTCGGCCCGGCGAACCGCCGCGGCCTGCTGGACAAGGGCGGGGTGGAGGTGGTCGGCGGCGTGGTCACCGTGCGCTACGGCGAAAACCCCCTGGCGGCCATCGACGCGGTCAAGGCCGAGATCGCCCGCATCGCTCCCGGTTTGCCGGAGAAGGTCCTGCCCGACGGCACGCGCTCCAAGCTGACCATCGTGCCCTTCTACGACCGCTCGGGCCTCATCCACGAGACCCTCGATACGCTCGGTTCGGCCCTCCAGCAGCAGATCCTGATCACCATCATCGTGGTTCTGGTGCTGGTCATGCACCTGCGCAGCTCCTTTCTCATCTCGGCGCTTCTGCCCATGGCCGTGATGATGTGCTTCATCGCCATGAAGCAGTTCAGGGTGGACGCCAACATCGTGGCCCTGTCGGGCATCGCCATCGCCATCGGGACCATGGTCGACATGGGCATCATCATCTGCGAGAGCATCCTGCAGAAGATGGACTCTTCGCCCGAGGACACGCCCATGAGCAGGGTGGTCTTCGAGGGCGCCTCCGAAGTCGGCAGCGCCGTGCTTACGGCCGTGAGCACGACCATCGTCGGCTTTCTGCCCGTCTTCTTCATGACCGGGGCCGAGGGCAAGCTGTTCGGCCCCCTGGCCTACACCAAGACTTTTGCCCTCATCGCCTCCATCATCGTGGCCCTGACCATCCTTCCGGCAGCGGCCGCGCTCATTTTCCGCCGCCGGCAGATGCGTCCGTCCCTGTGGTTCGTGGCCGCCCTGGTGGTCGCTGGTCTTGTGGTCGCGGTCTGGAAGTCCGTCTGGATCGGTTCGGGCCTCGTCGTGGTCGGCCTCTACCGCCTGGTGTACGATCGGCTGCCCGAGCGTTGGCAAACCTGGCTGCGCTGGGGCGCAAGCCTGGGCCTGGCCCTGGCCGTGACCGTGTTCCTGGCCCTGGACTGGCTGCCGCTGGGGCTGGAGAAGGGGCGGATGGTCAACACCTTTTTCGTGATTGGCCTCATCGGCCTGCTGATGGGTTTTTTCCAGGTCTTCCGCCTTGCATACGGGCCGCTGCTGAGAATTTTTCTCCGGCATAAAGCCCTTTTTCTCGTCATTCCGGGTGTTCTGACCCTGTTTGGAGGCGTGGTCTGGCTCGGGGCCGCCCCCTTCCTGTCCGTCCTGCCCGAGGGGCTGCGCACCACGCGGCCAATGGTGGCTTTCGTCCACGCCTTCCCGGGTCTGGGCAAGGAGTTCATGCCGCCGCTGGACGAGGGCTCCTTCCTCTACATGCCGACCACCATGCCCCACGCCTCACTGGGCGAGGTCAAGGACCTCCTGGCCCTGCAGGACATGTCCATCCAGGCCATCCCGGAAGTGGAGAGCGCCGTGGGCAAGCTCGGGCGCGCGGACTCGCCCCTGGACCCGGCGCCCGTGTCCATGGTCGAGACCGTCATCAACTATAAGAACGAGTACCTGCTGGGCGCCGATGGCAGACGCCTGCGCTTCGTCTGGCGCGAGGACGCCAAGGACTATTTCCGCGACGCGGGCGGCACCCCGGTCCCTGCGGCCGACGGCATGCCTTATCTGGTGCGCGGCTGGTTCGAGCGCGACGAACAGGGCCGCCTCATTCCCGACGCGGGCGGCCAGCCCTTCCGGCTCTGGCGGCCCGCGCTGGACCCGGACCTGAACCGGGGGCGCGAGGCCTGGGGCGGGATACAATCCCCCGACGACATCTGGGACGAGATCGTCAAAGCCGCCGAAGTGCCCGGCATGACCTCGGCCCCGAAGCTGCAGCCCATCGCCGCGCGCATCGTCATGCTGCAGTCGGGCATGCGCGCGCCCATGGGGGTCAAGGTCAAGGGGCCGGACCTGGCGACCATCGAGTCCGTGGCCATGGAGGTGGAACGGTTGCTCAAGGAAGTGCCCATGGTGCAGCCGGCCGCGGTGGTGGCGGACCGCATCGTGGGCAAGCCGTATCTGGAGATCGTGCCGGACCGCGAGGCCATTTCGCGCTACGGCATCATGCTCGCGACGGTGCAGGAGATCATCCAGGCCTCCGTGGGCGGCATGGTGGCGACCACGACCATCGAAGGCCGCGAGGTGTATCCGATCCGGGTGCGCTACATGCGCGACCTGCGCGATTCCGTCGAAAGCCTGGAGCGCATCTCCGTCCCGGCCGCAGGCGGCAGGCAGATCCCGCTCGGGCAGCTGGCCGAGATCCGCTACGTGCGCGGCCCCCAGGCCATCAAGAGTGAAGACACGTTCCTGCTGGGCTACGTGCTCTTCGACAAGAAGCCGGGGTATGCGGAAGTGGACGTGGTGGAGTCGGCCAAGGCGTACCTCGATCAGCAGCGCGCGGACGGCAACCTGGTCATCCCGGCGGGGGTGACCCTGGAATTCGCGGGAAGTTACGAGAACCAGGTCCGGGCCCAGAAGAAGCTCATGGTCGTCCTGCCCGTGGCTCTGTTGCTGATCGTCATCATCCTCTATCTGCAGTTCGGGTCCATCGCGACCACGCTCATGGTCTTCTCGGGCATCTTCACGGCCTGGTCGGGAGGGTTCACCATGATCTGGCTGTACGGACAGGACTGGTTCCTGAATTTTCACCTGGCCGGGGTGGACATGCGCGAGCTTTTCCAGGTCCAGCCCGTCAACTTGAGCGTGGCCATCTGGGTCGGCTTCCTGGCCCTCTTCGGCATCGCCTCGGACGACGGCGTGCTCATGGCCACCTTCCTGGACGAGAGCAAGGCGCGATCGAAGCCGGACTCCATCGCCTCCATCAGGGAGATGGTCCTGGAAGGGGCGAAGCGGCGCATCCGGCCGGCGGTCATGACCTCGGCCACGACCATCCTGGCCCTGGTGCCCATCCTGACCTCCTCGGGCCGTGGCTCGGACATCATGATCCCCATGGCCATCCCGTCCTTTGGCGGCATGGTCTTCGCGACGATCACGGTTTTCGTAGTGCCGGTGCTGTATTGCTGGGTGGAGGAGTGGAAGCTGCGGTGGAAGAGGGGTTGAAAACGCCCCTGATGCACAAAAAAAAGCCCCGTGCTTTCGCGCGGGGCCTAGGGGGTGTTTCCCGGAACCTCCGGGGGGCGGGAGCGTGTCCCGATTTTGTGCTGAAGTGGCGTCCCCAAGGGGATTTGAACCCCTGTTATCGGCGTGAAAGGCCGGTGTCCTGGACCTAGCTAGACGATGGGGACGCATGGTGGCTGGGCGACTTAGATTCGAACTAAGATTGACGGAGTCAGAGTCCGCTGTCCTACCGTTGAACGATCGCCCAGCAGCGAAAAGTCTCATTAGGGAAA
Coding sequences within it:
- a CDS encoding TolC family protein, with product MMRMSLTRLAVWGLAAVLVFAGKAAFADEWPEQSVLHGYLEEGARANPGLQAAFARFEAALDKVPQARAWPDPRLSFGVFTVPVETRTGPQRMRFGVAQMLPWFGKRDLKATMAEREAAALLAQAQSAKLTLFREIGAAYFEYAYLGKALDSAREELEILKYFEALVETRYAVSSASYADFTRVQVERAKVEERVASLNDYRFPLSERLRTLLGRPAGEILPMPGSVPLMDTNWDDGRITSAITEHNLALAALDAKAEAADAAADLARREFFPDLTVGLESIYTDAPRMAGVVNEGKDPVAITFGINLPFDQEAREAAVRQAKNSARATRLERADKVAGLEAQASRLLFGVRDGSRRLELLSGTIVPKARQNLDASMDAYQAGKASMLDLLTAEKTLIELELQYHRVLTDQAVRLADLDVLAGEEIPRTFSRTPALAGEEQARDLRVSLTKPEASK
- a CDS encoding DUF4143 domain-containing protein; translated protein: MFRERIEAQKSIYLNSFNFKLNSHYKTYNWTSINLQLDEQKLAVSNPTPWPRRNSPEENPRSSYPHCCKGLACALLGLGADALWKDRVVIGRILATFICLELKHQADWLDDAVSFRHFRDKDKMEVDLVLECGGRIAGVEMKASSTVTGDDFKGLRKLQQAVENRFVAGVVMYDGEAVVPFGNQLYAVPISGLWEK
- a CDS encoding efflux RND transporter periplasmic adaptor subunit, which gives rise to MNATLRKYAVWATAGCLLVVLGLGGGYLLWAPPGSGHDGHDHAGQETAEGAPAASLWTCSMHPQIKLPEPGQCPICFMDLIPLAIPDGEDRRTSLRQLSLSPDAARLAGIRVEAARLAEVSVQTHLFGKVAYDESRVGVITAWVGGRIDRLHVDTTGAVVRAGQAMALVYSPELVAAQAELIQAVRARERMSGGSRLVADSALRMENAAREKLRLLGMGKAQIEGMVKRGTPADHVTLTAPQSGIVIEKKVVEGMYVQTGMPIYAVADLSRVWVVLEAYESDLVWMAPGKDVAFRVEALPGQEFTGKVVYVGTSVNPATRTVEVRVEVPNPGLALKPGMFVSAMQQDGAAQRPRELVIPASAPLITGKRAVVYVADPDRPGVYEGREVVLGPRTDQGYVVRGGIAEGELVVVQGNFRIDAALQIVARPSMMNPAEAPAASGVRFADVPQPFSVRLAALAQRLGAVEESVAAGGLDAVRGAYHDFGKALNGVDADALDGEAALEWKELSMLLGNDALLGYESPTPRRAAQVLDDMRGHFARVRAAFPLQELTAKIEAPAGLRSALDALYAAYIPVQEALAGDDANTAHAALVLFRQALGQANESARAEGGEAWSGHSAAIASGLDEMEQAAEMDGLRAGFYPLSVAMSRMVETYGAGQGPVYELYCPMAFGNQGATWLQGDPKVNNPYFGAAMLRCGEVKRQLRGE
- a CDS encoding efflux RND transporter permease subunit produces the protein MSEHTSLMDRIIRFCLDQKLVVVLLVCMALGWGFIVAPFAWHAPGIERDPVPVDAIPDIGENQQIVFTAWPGRSPLDVQDQVTYPLTVSLLGMPGVKTVRSYSMLGFSTIYVIFDEEVEFYWSRTRLLEKINSLPPSTLPSDVRPTLGPDATALGQVFWYTLEGRDPDGRPTGGWDPDEIRSVQDWYVRYALTSAEGVSEVAGVGGFVREYQIEVDPDAMRAAGVSLPEIVGALKMANMEVGAGTMEINRVEYVIRGVGFIKNLEQVRTSVIKMRDSIPITVDDVAHVSFGPANRRGLLDKGGVEVVGGVVTVRYGENPLAAIDAVKAEIARIAPGLPEKVLPDGTRSKLTIVPFYDRSGLIHETLDTLGSALQQQILITIIVVLVLVMHLRSSFLISALLPMAVMMCFIAMKQFRVDANIVALSGIAIAIGTMVDMGIIICESILQKMDSSPEDTPMSRVVFEGASEVGSAVLTAVSTTIVGFLPVFFMTGAEGKLFGPLAYTKTFALIASIIVALTILPAAAALIFRRRQMRPSLWFVAALVVAGLVVAVWKSVWIGSGLVVVGLYRLVYDRLPERWQTWLRWGASLGLALAVTVFLALDWLPLGLEKGRMVNTFFVIGLIGLLMGFFQVFRLAYGPLLRIFLRHKALFLVIPGVLTLFGGVVWLGAAPFLSVLPEGLRTTRPMVAFVHAFPGLGKEFMPPLDEGSFLYMPTTMPHASLGEVKDLLALQDMSIQAIPEVESAVGKLGRADSPLDPAPVSMVETVINYKNEYLLGADGRRLRFVWREDAKDYFRDAGGTPVPAADGMPYLVRGWFERDEQGRLIPDAGGQPFRLWRPALDPDLNRGREAWGGIQSPDDIWDEIVKAAEVPGMTSAPKLQPIAARIVMLQSGMRAPMGVKVKGPDLATIESVAMEVERLLKEVPMVQPAAVVADRIVGKPYLEIVPDREAISRYGIMLATVQEIIQASVGGMVATTTIEGREVYPIRVRYMRDLRDSVESLERISVPAAGGRQIPLGQLAEIRYVRGPQAIKSEDTFLLGYVLFDKKPGYAEVDVVESAKAYLDQQRADGNLVIPAGVTLEFAGSYENQVRAQKKLMVVLPVALLLIVIILYLQFGSIATTLMVFSGIFTAWSGGFTMIWLYGQDWFLNFHLAGVDMRELFQVQPVNLSVAIWVGFLALFGIASDDGVLMATFLDESKARSKPDSIASIREMVLEGAKRRIRPAVMTSATTILALVPILTSSGRGSDIMIPMAIPSFGGMVFATITVFVVPVLYCWVEEWKLRWKRG
- a CDS encoding type II toxin-antitoxin system RelE/ParE family toxin, with the protein product MNKFAIIFTESYSRRARKFFKAHPELLGQYEKCLFLMEANPFHPSLRIHPLQGRLAGLHSISITMSYRLTIEFLIEDKEIIPVNIGTHDQVYG
- a CDS encoding AEC family transporter, with amino-acid sequence MNVLQTILPIFLLILTGFVLRKAEFPSAAFWPQVERLTYYVLFPALLVGKLATLHIADQPVLFMSVTLALSITVIAGLLMFMRPLVQKDGPAFTSIFQGAIRPNTYLGLSAAGGLFGDEGLTLSAVALMTIIPLVNVLCVLVLSRHGRDTSIRGLRETLVQLGRNPLILSCIAGFTLQFLNIGLPAPVLEGLHLLGSASLPLGLLAVGAGMSFTAALQGWKDIGVGSVFKLLLLPLLAFGIGRTLGLSGTPMGVCLVFAAVPVSVSSYILARVLGGDHDRMAAIITIQTLLALLTLPLVLGLLL
- a CDS encoding prevent-host-death protein — translated: MSVITANEIKRRGVACIAESLVHAPEVAISVRGKNAYVVMSVEQYNHLRECELEAALLETRRDKAQGAIAHRSVAEHIESLGHE
- a CDS encoding YHS domain-containing protein, giving the protein MKKLILLCAAATVFAFLSLSPAWAAPQTECPVMGGAINKELYVDYKGERVYFCCAGCPETFRKNPEKYMKKLKAEGVELEKVPAEAAPAEKKQ